Within the Wolbachia pipientis genome, the region AGAGTTAAGCTTCAACCTACCAATGTTAGACAAATCATAATATTCCGGACTGAAGAAAAGATTACGGAAAAACTCCTCTACTATCTCTAAAACAGGAACTTCACCAGGACGCAAAACTCTATATATTTCATATAGCGCATCCTGATAAGACATGTTTTCGTCTAAGAAAAGCGTATTTAATATATAAGGTCCAACAGATACATTATCTATGTTCAATACTGATATTTCATCCACAGACAATAACTCAAGCTTCTTTATGTCTTCCAGCTTTATAGATTCACCAGCAGATAAAATTTTCGTAGAGCTAGCACTATCCATTAGATCTTCTGCGAGGAATAAACCACATATAGAATTGAAAGGAACCAGATACTCTTTCAATTCATTATCATATAGCTTTTTAGCTAGTCTTGAGGTAATACGAACGTTAGCTTTAAGCAGAACATTACCTTCAATATCCATTAAGTCGAAAGGCAACCTCACTCCTTTAAATTTATCAGGAACAAAAGGCACTTTCCAACCATCTTTATGTTTTACATACTTTATTTCCTCATAAAATCTATCGAGTATATCATTATTTGATAGACCTAACGCCTTTAACAAAACTGAGATTGGCAATTTTCTTTTTCTATCAACACGAAAATACAAATGGTCTTTAACATCAAATTCAATATCAAGCCAAGAACCCCTATAAGGAATAATTCTAGCAGAATAGATCAATTTACCAGAATTGTAAGTTTTTCCCTTATCGCTATCAAAAAATACACCAGGAGACCTATGCATTTGTGAGACAATAACTTTTTCTACACCATTAATGATAAAAGTGCCCTTATCAGTCATCATAGGCAACCCACAAAAGTGGACTTCCTGCTCTTCTATAGATTTTACAACGGTTGCAAGTTTAGAATGATCTCCACTCTCTTTAATCGATTTATATTCATCAAGAGAAATACCATCCTGCATAACAACAAGACGTATAGAAGCTATAACCTGAGCAGAAAAAGTTACACCACGCTTTATACACTCAGATTCATCATACTTAGGATCATCTACCCTACAACTTATAAACTCAATAGTAGCCCTACGCAAAGGATCATTTATTGGAAAGATTGTATGAAAGATAACTTCAAGTCTTTCATTACTCTTATTCTTAGGAGCAAATGAATCATACGATTCTTTTTGAACCTTAACCAAATCCAATAAAGAATCTTTTAAATCAATCGACCCAGAATAAGAAACTCTAGGAACAAAAGCACCAGAAGCGTACATATAAGAAGAATCAACCATTAAAATACCCCAAACTAATTAAAAGAGCTATATCAATATAAAATTAATACATTAAATATTATTCAAGCTCCACTTTAGTTACTCCTGCTTCAATAAGTTTTTGCTTGATTTTTTCTGCTTCATCTTTAGGAACATTAGCAGTTAAATCTTTAGGTAAAGATTCAACCAACTCTTTTGCTTCTTTTAAACCCAATGTAGAATTAACTTCTCTCACAGCTTTAATAACTCCTATTTTTTTACTCGCATCAATTTCTTTAATCACAACTTTATACTCAGCTTTTTCTTGAGCAGCAGGAGCAGCAACATTATCACTAATAGGCGCCCCAGCACCAACAGCCCCACCAAGAAAAGAACCAGCAGGCAACCCTATTTTCTCTTCTAGAACTTTTACAAGTTCAGAAGCCTCTAATAGGTTTAAAGACAATATTTTATCAACCAAATCACTTGTTACATTACTCATAATTACCACCTTACTTAACAACAAATTTATTTTTTAGAACTATAATAATCCAAAACTCTCACAAGCCTCATAGAAGATGAATTAATAGACAACGCCAATCGAGCAGGAATATCATAAGATATTAAACGCATAATTTTAACACGCAATTCATCCAGAGAAGGCAACTTAGCCAGTTTATTAACATCTTCCACTGTTAATAATTCATTTATATGAGCCGCGCAAATCACAGACATTTTTTCTTTGTTAGCATTAATAAAATCAACTATTAACTTTGCAGCTTCTACTATGCCACTAGAGTATATAATAGCAACAGAACCAGAAAATTTGCCTGATAAATAAGAAAATTTACCACTCCTTTCCAAAGCCAAGCGCGCTAGAGTGTTTTTAACTACTAATACTCCACCTGCTATAGACTTCAGGCTATTCCTCAGAGTTAATGAATCATTAGCGTTTATAGATTTAAAATTTACTAATATCAAGAAATCATTATTTACAAATACGTTTATTGTGCTCTGTATAAATTCATCCTTATTTTTACGCTTCACGGTATCACTCCCTTAAATTATATCTTCCACTTTGCTTATCTTATAAGCTTCACCCATAGTTGAATTTAAAAAAACACCCTTGAAGTAAATTCCCTTTGCAGAAATAGGTTTATTATCTTTAATTACTTTAAGAAAGGCTTTTAAATTTTCTAGCAAGTCATCAATATCAAATTTAATATTTCCTAATTTACCATGAATAACACCATTTTTATCTGTTCTAAATTTTATCTGACCAGACTTAATGGTTTTAATAGCTTCTGCAATGTTAGAAGTCACAGTACCAAATTTAGGGTTAGGCATCAGCCCTTTAGCACCCAATACTTTTGCAATAGGAGTGATTTTTGCCACAAAATCAGGAGTAGTAATGCACCAATCAACATCTAATTTTCTACCTTTTTTTATTTCTTCAACTAAATCCTCTCCTCCTGCAATATCAGCACCAGCTTTTTCAGCTTCTAATAAATGTTTATCTTGAGCGAAAACAGCTACTTTAATATTCTTCCCGATACCTTTAGGCAAAACTACTGTACCACGCACCTGCTCTTCAGATTTACGTGAATCTACGCCTAAATTGACTGCAATATCAACTGATTCATTAAACTTTGCTGAAGCAGACTCAATAATCTTCTTCAAACACTGCTTAGGATTATCATTATATGTATTCATTTACCTAACCTTCCACAACTTCTATACCCATAGATTTTGCAGTGCCTACAACCATTTTCACTGCTGAATCTTCATTATCCACTTTCATATCAACCATCTTGCACTTTGCCACTTTAATTATAGCAGACATAGGTAATTTAGCCACTAATTCTTTACCAGGATTACCAGAACTTTTACTTAATTTAGCCTCCTGCTTAAGTAAATAAGCCACAGGTGGACCGCTGACAGTAAAATCATGAGAGCGATCATCCTTTATGGAAATTCGCACTGTTACTAAATCGCCTACTTTATAATTAGCGTTAGTAGCGCTAGTAACTTTATTAAAAGCTTCACAAAACTTAGGAACAGGTATACCACGTGGACCAAGTACTGAAGCAATTTTCGGTCCTGGAATTGCTTTCCCAGCTTCCATAAGTAAGTTAATCTTAGCAACTATAACACTCATAATTAATCCTCTATTTTCTCTACTTTAGCCAGATCAAGCTCTATTATTGTCGGCTTACCTAAAATTGATACTTCCACATTAATAATTTTTTTCTCATCGTTTACCATATTTACCTTACCAGTAAAATTTTGAAAAAGACCATCATTAATTTTCACTTTTTCACCTTTTTCATAACCATAACCTAACTTCTTTGTCTCTTGAGCATTATAAAGTGCATTACACATTGAGTGAATCTCATCGTCCAAAATCACCTTTGGAATATTACCATTTTTCAAAAACCCATAAACCTTAAGAGATTTTGGTATATTATTGATAAAATTCAATACTTCATCGCATAAATTCACGTATA harbors:
- the rplL gene encoding 50S ribosomal protein L7/L12, encoding MSNVTSDLVDKILSLNLLEASELVKVLEEKIGLPAGSFLGGAVGAGAPISDNVAAPAAQEKAEYKVVIKEIDASKKIGVIKAVREVNSTLGLKEAKELVESLPKDLTANVPKDEAEKIKQKLIEAGVTKVELE
- the rplJ gene encoding 50S ribosomal protein L10, which encodes MKRKNKDEFIQSTINVFVNNDFLILVNFKSINANDSLTLRNSLKSIAGGVLVVKNTLARLALERSGKFSYLSGKFSGSVAIIYSSGIVEAAKLIVDFINANKEKMSVICAAHINELLTVEDVNKLAKLPSLDELRVKIMRLISYDIPARLALSINSSSMRLVRVLDYYSSKK
- the rplA gene encoding 50S ribosomal protein L1; the protein is MNTYNDNPKQCLKKIIESASAKFNESVDIAVNLGVDSRKSEEQVRGTVVLPKGIGKNIKVAVFAQDKHLLEAEKAGADIAGGEDLVEEIKKGRKLDVDWCITTPDFVAKITPIAKVLGAKGLMPNPKFGTVTSNIAEAIKTIKSGQIKFRTDKNGVIHGKLGNIKFDIDDLLENLKAFLKVIKDNKPISAKGIYFKGVFLNSTMGEAYKISKVEDII
- a CDS encoding 50S ribosomal protein L11; the encoded protein is MSVIVAKINLLMEAGKAIPGPKIASVLGPRGIPVPKFCEAFNKVTSATNANYKVGDLVTVRISIKDDRSHDFTVSGPPVAYLLKQEAKLSKSSGNPGKELVAKLPMSAIIKVAKCKMVDMKVDNEDSAVKMVVGTAKSMGIEVVEG